From the Thermoplasmata archaeon genome, one window contains:
- a CDS encoding biotin--[acetyl-CoA-carboxylase] ligase, with the protein MKTGEFHNPARKVAGQMIWHYDVVASTNETLKELLDEDVPEGLVIWADRQASGKGRHGRAWASPPGGLYLSILLRPKQVHAQILGLLAGIPLIKTLRHFGVFAALKWPNDAIFQGRKLAGILSEGVYRGDAYHVILGVGINTNMDLERLPPDVQKRATSLKREVNLFVANEECLEYFLEQIDDVYSRYLHTPAPLMMKEYRGACGTIGKRVSVETPQGKVVGKAFDIAPTGALLVLDDHEVRHEIVDGSVEYVA; encoded by the coding sequence GTGAAGACGGGAGAGTTCCACAATCCGGCCCGCAAGGTCGCCGGCCAGATGATCTGGCACTACGACGTGGTGGCATCCACCAACGAGACGCTCAAGGAGCTCCTCGACGAGGACGTCCCGGAGGGCCTGGTTATTTGGGCGGACCGCCAGGCGTCGGGGAAGGGACGCCACGGACGCGCGTGGGCATCGCCACCGGGAGGCCTCTACCTCTCCATTCTCCTGCGACCCAAGCAGGTCCACGCTCAGATCCTGGGACTCCTGGCCGGCATCCCTCTGATCAAGACCTTGCGGCACTTCGGCGTGTTCGCCGCCCTCAAGTGGCCCAACGACGCGATCTTCCAGGGCCGAAAGCTCGCGGGGATCCTTTCCGAGGGCGTGTACCGCGGGGACGCCTACCACGTGATCCTCGGCGTCGGAATCAACACGAATATGGATCTCGAACGGCTGCCCCCGGACGTCCAGAAGCGGGCCACGAGCCTGAAGAGGGAGGTGAACCTGTTCGTGGCCAACGAGGAGTGCCTCGAATACTTCTTGGAGCAGATAGACGACGTGTACTCCCGCTACCTCCACACGCCCGCGCCGCTCATGATGAAGGAATACCGCGGGGCGTGCGGCACGATCGGGAAGCGGGTGTCTGTGGAGACGCCGCAAGGAAAGGTCGTCGGGAAGGCGTTCGATATCGCCCCCACGGGCGCGCTCCTCGTGCTCGACGATCACGAGGTGCGGCACGAGATTGTGGACGGCAGTGTCGAATACGTGGCCTGA